Proteins encoded within one genomic window of Actinoplanes octamycinicus:
- a CDS encoding maleylpyruvate isomerase family mycothiol-dependent enzyme has protein sequence MDEQAVWQVIDEQRRSLALLLDKLTDEQWRHPSLCAGWTVRDVAAHLTLQQLGLADLLSTMAHWRGSMDRTIAHMARRRAAARSTGQLIAEIRDLAGSHRPTLGVTHVETLSDILIHAQDIAVPLGLPHDLPAEAAAVSATRLFTMRWPPPLPSKRRVTGFHLSATDIAWSHGTGPQVHGPMRALLLTCAGRPVALGELSGPGVPALTAALRR, from the coding sequence ATGGACGAGCAAGCCGTCTGGCAGGTGATCGACGAGCAGCGCCGGTCGCTCGCCCTGCTGCTGGACAAGCTCACCGACGAGCAGTGGCGGCACCCGTCGCTCTGCGCCGGCTGGACGGTCCGCGACGTCGCCGCCCATCTCACCCTGCAGCAGCTCGGCCTCGCCGACCTGCTGTCCACGATGGCCCACTGGCGCGGCAGCATGGACCGCACGATCGCGCACATGGCCCGCCGCCGCGCCGCGGCCCGCAGCACCGGCCAGCTGATCGCCGAGATCCGCGACCTGGCCGGATCGCACCGCCCCACCCTCGGGGTGACCCACGTGGAGACGCTCAGCGACATCCTGATCCACGCCCAGGACATCGCCGTCCCGCTCGGCCTGCCGCACGACCTGCCCGCCGAGGCGGCCGCCGTCTCCGCCACCCGCCTGTTCACGATGCGCTGGCCACCCCCGCTGCCGTCGAAGCGCCGGGTGACCGGCTTCCACCTGTCCGCCACCGACATCGCCTGGTCGCACGGCACCGGCCCGCAGGTCCACGGCCCGATGCGCGCCCTGCTGCTGACCTGCGCGGGCCGCCCGGTCGCCCTCGGCGAGCTGTCCGGCCCCGGCGTGCCCGCCCTCACGGCGGCCCTGCGCCGCTGA
- a CDS encoding nitroreductase, which translates to MDVYEAVRTRRAVRAFRDEPVPRAVLDRVLTAAARAPSSGNLQPWHVFVVSGDPLAGLKRRATARAVAGDPGDERDYPMYPDELVPPYRDRFTAAAVQRYAALGIDRDDPDRPARIAALNTAAFGAPVVLFCYVDRSMGPGQWADAGMYLQTVMLLLRAEGLHSCPQVMWTMYRETVREVTGAGDSLSLVCGVSVGFEAEGAPQVHTARAPMTETVHFIGPA; encoded by the coding sequence GTGGACGTCTACGAGGCGGTGCGGACCCGGCGCGCGGTGCGGGCGTTCCGCGACGAGCCGGTGCCCCGGGCGGTGCTGGACCGGGTGCTGACCGCGGCGGCCCGGGCGCCGTCGAGCGGCAACCTCCAGCCGTGGCACGTCTTCGTGGTGTCCGGCGACCCGCTGGCCGGGCTGAAACGGCGGGCGACGGCCCGGGCCGTGGCCGGCGACCCGGGCGACGAGCGGGACTATCCGATGTACCCGGACGAGCTGGTTCCGCCCTACCGGGACCGGTTCACCGCCGCCGCCGTCCAGCGGTACGCGGCGCTGGGCATCGACCGCGACGATCCGGACCGCCCGGCGCGGATAGCCGCCCTGAACACGGCCGCCTTCGGGGCGCCCGTCGTCCTGTTCTGCTACGTCGACCGCTCGATGGGTCCCGGCCAGTGGGCCGACGCGGGCATGTACCTGCAGACGGTGATGCTGCTGCTCCGCGCCGAAGGGTTGCACAGCTGCCCGCAGGTGATGTGGACGATGTACCGCGAGACGGTCCGCGAGGTGACGGGTGCGGGTGACAGTCTGTCTCTGGTGTGCGGCGTCTCGGTGGGCTTCGAGGCGGAGGGCGCCCCGCAGGTGCACACCGCCCGGGCGCCGATGACCGAAACGGTGCACTTCATCGGTCCGGCCTAG
- a CDS encoding winged helix-turn-helix transcriptional regulator, with product MTASLSPDMFDAACPTTVMPFQIGDKWTAMVVLCLEGGPRRFTELRVPLRRVTPKVLAETLRSMERDGLIVRFAYDENPPRVEYSLTPLGRSLLTLVAAARTWCSEHLDELLEARAAFAARP from the coding sequence ATGACGGCCAGCCTCAGCCCGGACATGTTCGATGCCGCCTGCCCGACGACCGTGATGCCGTTCCAGATCGGTGACAAGTGGACCGCGATGGTGGTGCTCTGCCTGGAGGGCGGTCCGCGCCGCTTCACCGAGCTGCGCGTCCCGCTCCGCCGGGTCACCCCGAAGGTGCTCGCCGAGACGTTGCGGTCGATGGAGCGGGACGGATTGATCGTCCGGTTCGCGTACGACGAGAACCCGCCCCGCGTCGAGTACTCCCTGACCCCGCTCGGCCGCAGCCTGCTCACCCTGGTCGCGGCCGCCCGCACCTGGTGCAGCGAGCATCTCGACGAGTTGCTCGAGGCCCGCGCCGCGTTCGCCGCCCGCCCGTGA
- a CDS encoding NAD(P)-dependent oxidoreductase, which produces MTSIVVFGAGGRAGRAIVAEAQSRGLTVVPVVRDPARHPDLPGAVPGDVTDPAAVAAIVSGHHAAVNAVSPFSGPDQLARGGLDPDHFVKAADALTGSGVPRVVAIGLFSNLDGAGPLPEQFRAFGDAHTAGLHRLRASGADWVMLTPPASLSLDNPSTGRYRLGGEAAEEGSLSYADLALAVIDEIEKPTLHRTRAAIVSEG; this is translated from the coding sequence ATGACCAGCATCGTTGTCTTCGGCGCGGGTGGCCGGGCCGGCCGCGCCATCGTCGCGGAGGCGCAGAGCCGCGGCCTCACCGTCGTCCCCGTCGTCCGGGATCCCGCCCGCCACCCCGACCTGCCCGGCGCGGTGCCCGGCGACGTGACCGACCCGGCCGCGGTCGCCGCGATCGTTTCCGGCCACCACGCCGCGGTGAACGCCGTCAGCCCGTTCTCCGGCCCGGACCAGCTCGCCCGCGGCGGGCTCGACCCGGACCACTTCGTCAAGGCGGCCGACGCGCTCACCGGCTCGGGCGTGCCGCGGGTGGTCGCGATCGGACTCTTCAGCAACTTGGACGGCGCCGGCCCGTTGCCCGAGCAGTTCCGCGCCTTCGGCGACGCGCACACCGCCGGGCTGCACCGGCTCCGCGCGTCCGGCGCGGACTGGGTCATGCTCACCCCGCCGGCCTCACTGTCCCTGGACAACCCCAGCACCGGCCGCTATCGGCTGGGCGGCGAGGCCGCCGAGGAGGGCAGTCTCTCGTACGCCGACCTGGCGCTCGCCGTGATCGACGAGATCGAGAAGCCGACGCTGCACCGCACGCGGGCGGCCATCGTCAGCGAGGGCTGA
- a CDS encoding zinc-binding dehydrogenase — MLAGRLNVSTGKFAVEEVDEPHAGPGQVRIAVRAAGVCLSDVHLIQGMLKPLHLDGDSVTLGHETAGVIDEVGPGVTGLTVGERVLLQAGELAGPTVLTRGVDYDGGWAQFAVATAGTVVPIPDTLSFEQACFIPDAVSTPWAAITTTAAVQPARAVGVWGVGGLGAHAVQLLRVIGAAPIIAVDPLPGARERALQFGADLALDPGDPEFGSLVAEATGGVGLAHAFDFAGVGAVRSQAARTLSKGGRLTLVGLTDQPLTIPDGTRFSYLEQEIRGHYGSGPEHVLELLSLVALNRVEFSRSVSGTVPLAQAADAVRQLDEKQGNPIRLILVP; from the coding sequence ATGCTCGCTGGCCGTCTGAACGTGTCGACCGGGAAGTTCGCCGTCGAGGAGGTGGACGAGCCGCACGCCGGGCCCGGGCAGGTCCGGATCGCGGTGCGGGCGGCCGGGGTGTGCCTCTCCGACGTGCACCTGATCCAGGGCATGCTGAAGCCGCTGCACCTCGACGGGGACAGCGTCACCCTCGGGCACGAGACCGCCGGGGTGATCGACGAGGTCGGCCCGGGCGTGACCGGGCTGACCGTGGGGGAGCGGGTGCTGCTGCAGGCCGGGGAGCTGGCCGGCCCGACCGTGCTGACCCGGGGAGTCGACTACGACGGCGGCTGGGCGCAGTTCGCGGTCGCCACCGCCGGGACCGTGGTGCCGATCCCGGACACCCTCTCGTTCGAGCAGGCCTGCTTCATCCCGGACGCGGTCTCCACCCCGTGGGCGGCGATCACCACCACCGCCGCGGTGCAACCGGCCCGGGCGGTCGGGGTGTGGGGTGTCGGCGGGCTCGGCGCGCACGCCGTGCAGCTGCTCCGGGTGATCGGGGCGGCGCCGATCATCGCGGTCGACCCGCTGCCCGGCGCCCGGGAGCGGGCCCTGCAGTTCGGCGCCGACCTGGCCCTGGACCCGGGCGACCCGGAGTTCGGCTCGCTGGTCGCCGAGGCCACCGGCGGGGTGGGGCTGGCTCACGCGTTCGACTTCGCCGGGGTCGGCGCGGTCCGCTCGCAGGCCGCCCGGACCCTGTCCAAGGGCGGCCGGCTCACCCTGGTCGGGCTCACCGACCAGCCGCTGACCATTCCGGACGGCACCCGGTTCAGCTATCTGGAGCAGGAGATCCGCGGCCACTACGGCTCCGGGCCGGAGCACGTGCTGGAGCTGCTGTCGCTGGTCGCGCTGAACCGGGTGGAGTTCTCCCGGTCGGTGAGCGGGACCGTGCCGCTGGCCCAGGCCGCCGACGCGGTGCGCCAACTGGACGAGAAGCAGGGGAATCCGATCCGGTTGATCCTCGTGCCGTGA
- a CDS encoding HEAT repeat domain-containing protein — MRSPREIIEETDWDAREHAYAAASDTPGRLLHLLSEDPERCGDALAYLHSAVLHQGSVYSATAPAAEFVAAILADPRTSVRCASALPWDSRSRPVRAALLEWLGAVADSAAWDGELDDDELAAFAACRAIRTDVFAAVEPFLDDTDASVRQAAVGAVTPLLAAPELADRRGPTAGRLMRSVGLLDPAGRAAVALNLGSWGIPPMALLADEHPAVRGCAAMTPALDDSPAALAEIQAALRDPRAADAWFGSGENRPAQLDGQVRFFLLQALLRRTTTFDEVADAAVAVARMTNAYTVDSDWGPLLARAFAGARGGPFSPAQRRFLAALVDNDECWGAIANPIIWLDAAGLPAEREQLRALVAV; from the coding sequence ATGCGGTCGCCACGGGAGATCATCGAAGAGACCGACTGGGACGCTCGGGAGCACGCGTACGCCGCCGCCTCGGACACGCCGGGCCGGCTGCTGCACCTGCTCAGCGAGGACCCGGAGCGGTGTGGCGACGCGCTGGCGTACCTCCACTCGGCGGTGCTGCATCAGGGTTCGGTCTACTCGGCGACGGCGCCGGCCGCCGAGTTCGTGGCGGCCATCCTGGCCGATCCGCGGACCTCGGTGCGCTGCGCGAGTGCCCTGCCGTGGGACTCGCGGTCGCGCCCGGTGCGGGCCGCGTTGCTGGAGTGGCTCGGCGCGGTGGCCGACTCGGCGGCCTGGGACGGCGAGCTGGACGACGATGAGCTGGCGGCCTTCGCGGCATGCCGCGCCATCCGGACGGACGTCTTCGCCGCGGTCGAGCCGTTCCTCGACGACACCGATGCCTCGGTACGCCAGGCCGCGGTCGGTGCGGTCACCCCGCTGCTCGCGGCACCGGAGCTGGCGGACCGTCGCGGCCCGACGGCCGGCCGCTTGATGCGGTCGGTGGGGCTGCTGGACCCGGCCGGCCGCGCGGCCGTGGCGCTGAACCTCGGCAGCTGGGGGATCCCGCCGATGGCGCTGCTCGCCGACGAGCACCCCGCGGTCCGGGGCTGCGCCGCGATGACCCCGGCGCTCGACGACTCGCCGGCCGCACTCGCCGAGATCCAGGCGGCGCTGCGCGACCCGCGCGCCGCCGACGCGTGGTTCGGCTCCGGCGAGAACCGGCCGGCGCAGCTCGACGGGCAGGTCCGGTTCTTCCTGCTCCAAGCGTTGCTGCGGCGTACCACGACCTTCGACGAGGTGGCCGACGCCGCGGTCGCGGTCGCCCGGATGACCAACGCCTACACGGTCGACTCGGACTGGGGGCCGCTGCTGGCCCGAGCGTTCGCCGGCGCCCGGGGCGGCCCGTTCTCGCCGGCCCAGCGACGTTTCCTCGCCGCGCTCGTGGACAACGACGAGTGCTGGGGCGCCATCGCCAACCCGATCATCTGGCTGGACGCCGCGGGACTGCCCGCCGAACGCGAGCAGTTGCGCGCCCTGGTCGCGGTGTAG
- the glsA gene encoding glutaminase A — translation MTLQEYVSTGSLPSPAQVRLALDEAFRLFRDEAGGEPSHVYPALARVPPDLFGLCAAGTRGGVHPVGDADHGFTIMSVAKPFVFALVCQTLGPQALRRRLGVNATGLPFNSLAAVERGPDGRTNPMVNPGAIATASLAPGATAAAKWAFLHAGLSRFAGHDLAVDDDVFASASATNHRNRALADLLQTYHILGCDPVDAVDLYTRQSCLRVTATELATMGATLANGGVHPATGEQVVDREICHFTLAVMATAGLYETSGDWLYDVGVPGKSGIGGGIVVVSPGKGALAAFAPRLDGFGNSVRGQLAARFLSRRLGLTLFASEPDKGRAPAA, via the coding sequence ATGACCCTCCAGGAGTACGTCTCGACAGGCTCGCTGCCCTCCCCGGCGCAGGTCCGGCTCGCGCTCGACGAAGCGTTCCGGCTGTTCCGGGACGAGGCCGGCGGGGAACCCTCGCACGTGTACCCGGCACTGGCCCGGGTGCCACCGGACCTGTTCGGGCTCTGCGCGGCCGGCACCCGGGGCGGGGTGCACCCGGTCGGCGACGCCGATCACGGGTTCACCATCATGAGCGTGGCGAAACCGTTCGTGTTCGCGCTGGTCTGCCAGACGCTCGGGCCGCAGGCGCTGCGCCGCCGGCTCGGGGTGAACGCCACCGGGCTGCCGTTCAACTCGCTCGCCGCGGTGGAGCGCGGACCGGACGGCCGGACCAACCCGATGGTCAATCCGGGCGCGATCGCCACCGCCAGCCTGGCGCCCGGCGCGACGGCCGCGGCGAAGTGGGCGTTCCTGCACGCGGGCCTGTCCCGGTTCGCCGGGCACGACCTGGCGGTCGACGACGACGTCTTCGCCTCCGCCTCGGCCACCAACCACCGCAACCGGGCCCTCGCCGACCTGCTGCAGACCTACCACATCCTGGGCTGCGACCCGGTCGACGCGGTCGACCTCTACACCCGGCAGAGCTGTCTGCGGGTCACCGCGACCGAGCTGGCCACGATGGGCGCCACGCTGGCCAACGGCGGCGTCCACCCGGCCACCGGCGAGCAGGTGGTGGACCGGGAGATCTGCCACTTCACCCTCGCCGTGATGGCCACCGCCGGGCTGTACGAGACGTCCGGCGACTGGCTCTACGACGTCGGGGTGCCCGGCAAGAGCGGGATCGGCGGCGGGATCGTGGTGGTCTCGCCGGGCAAGGGCGCGCTGGCCGCCTTCGCCCCGCGGCTCGACGGGTTCGGCAACAGCGTCCGCGGGCAGCTGGCCGCCCGGTTCCTGTCCCGGCGGCTCGGCCTGACCCTGTTCGCCTCGGAACCGGACAAAGGTCGCGCGCCCGCCGCCTGA
- a CDS encoding methyl-accepting chemotaxis protein, with translation MPSRSRRGFADLSVKIKVLVAVSIGILAAVAVGIAGLRALGSANDSAQLIYRSNVASLNAVAQLDAAVRQARIDVANQAISQDPQNIAKFGDAFTADLKAFSTAMTAYRASNPATDPETIDALQTSWDGYVQVAQDKLLVLGKANDIAGWQRVRDTEATPLVTAIRKQVDTMTATETADAAKNAASATSVYHTGRTTALLAMAVGGLLAFLVGYWVAQRIVQSLIKVKEVCSGLAKGDLTRTTGLRTRDEPGEMGQSLDEAMSRLRQTVATIDDSASSLAAASEQLSGTAQQIAESAERTSAQAQTVAGATEEISRSVDSVSAGSEEMGAAIREISINASEAAQVAGQAVTITAATAETMAKLGQSSAEIGNVVKTITAIAEQTNLLALNATIEAARAGELGKGFAVVASEVKDLAQETARATEDISRRVESIQTDTTGAVAAIEEITHVIARISDFQTTIASAVEEQTATTGEMSRSVTDAAAGTGEIARNITGVAEAARLTSEGVTQAQQATGDLARMSNELSALVTSFRY, from the coding sequence ATGCCGTCCCGGAGCCGTCGCGGCTTCGCCGACCTCAGTGTCAAGATCAAAGTGCTCGTCGCCGTGAGCATCGGGATCCTCGCCGCGGTCGCGGTCGGCATCGCCGGGTTGCGCGCCCTGGGCAGCGCCAACGATTCCGCGCAGCTGATCTACCGCAGCAACGTGGCCAGCCTGAACGCCGTCGCGCAGCTGGACGCGGCGGTCCGGCAGGCCCGGATCGACGTCGCCAACCAGGCGATCTCGCAGGACCCGCAGAACATCGCCAAGTTCGGCGACGCCTTCACCGCCGACCTGAAGGCTTTCAGCACCGCGATGACCGCCTACCGCGCCAGCAACCCGGCCACCGATCCGGAGACGATCGATGCCCTGCAGACCAGCTGGGACGGCTATGTGCAGGTCGCTCAGGACAAGCTGCTGGTGCTCGGCAAGGCCAACGACATCGCTGGATGGCAGCGGGTGCGGGACACCGAGGCGACCCCCTTGGTCACCGCGATCAGGAAACAGGTCGACACCATGACCGCCACCGAGACGGCGGACGCCGCCAAGAACGCGGCCTCGGCGACCTCGGTCTACCACACCGGCCGGACCACGGCCCTGCTCGCGATGGCGGTCGGCGGGCTGCTCGCCTTCCTGGTCGGCTACTGGGTGGCGCAGCGGATCGTCCAGTCGCTGATCAAGGTCAAGGAGGTCTGCTCCGGCCTGGCGAAAGGCGACCTGACCCGGACCACCGGACTGCGCACCCGCGACGAGCCCGGCGAGATGGGCCAGTCGCTGGACGAGGCGATGAGCCGCCTCCGGCAGACGGTCGCCACCATCGACGACTCGGCGAGCTCGCTGGCCGCCGCGTCCGAGCAGCTGTCCGGCACCGCCCAGCAGATCGCCGAGTCGGCCGAGCGGACCTCAGCGCAGGCGCAGACGGTGGCCGGCGCCACCGAGGAGATCTCCCGCAGCGTCGACAGCGTCTCGGCCGGCAGTGAGGAGATGGGGGCGGCGATCCGCGAGATCTCGATCAACGCGAGTGAGGCGGCCCAGGTCGCCGGACAGGCGGTCACCATCACGGCCGCGACCGCCGAGACGATGGCGAAGCTCGGCCAGTCCTCCGCCGAGATCGGCAACGTGGTCAAGACGATCACCGCGATCGCCGAGCAGACCAACCTGCTCGCCCTGAACGCCACCATCGAGGCGGCCCGCGCGGGCGAGCTCGGCAAGGGCTTCGCGGTGGTCGCTTCCGAGGTCAAGGATCTGGCCCAGGAGACCGCCCGGGCCACCGAGGACATCTCCCGCCGGGTGGAGTCCATCCAGACCGACACCACCGGCGCGGTCGCCGCGATCGAGGAGATCACCCACGTGATCGCCCGGATCAGCGACTTCCAGACCACCATCGCCTCGGCGGTCGAGGAGCAGACCGCGACCACCGGGGAGATGAGCCGCAGCGTCACCGACGCCGCCGCCGGCACCGGGGAGATCGCCCGGAACATCACCGGGGTGGCCGAAGCCGCCCGGCTCACCAGCGAGGGCGTGACGCAGGCCCAGCAGGCCACCGGCGACCTGGCCCGGATGTCCAATGAGCTCAGCGCCCTGGTGACCAGCTTCCGGTACTGA
- a CDS encoding alpha/beta fold hydrolase, with the protein MDSAVDVLRFGDGPGLVVVPGNNRRAHHYTKLAELLQDDYRVTVIDRRGRGASAPQGADYSIDREADDVLAVLAATGSRWLFGHSYGGLIALHAALRQPPAGLVVFDPGVSIGGSFPAGWLPAFTRLVEQGRHTAAMTVFLKETGLTPLGNAPAFVFRALAYMLLHGSDSADTRAMMATTPREVGEVVRLDSDGSRYAAIACPTLLLGAGQSPAYLTGVLPRLAGLIPGARYEIIPELDHNAPDLNAPDTVAAHLAAFLR; encoded by the coding sequence ATGGACTCAGCAGTCGACGTGCTCCGCTTCGGCGACGGACCCGGCCTGGTGGTGGTGCCGGGCAACAACCGGCGGGCACACCACTACACGAAACTCGCCGAGCTGCTGCAGGACGACTACCGGGTGACCGTGATCGACCGGCGCGGCCGCGGCGCGAGCGCCCCGCAGGGCGCGGACTACAGCATCGACCGGGAGGCCGACGACGTCCTGGCGGTGCTGGCGGCGACCGGCTCCCGGTGGCTGTTCGGGCACAGTTACGGCGGGCTGATCGCGCTGCACGCGGCGCTGCGGCAGCCGCCGGCCGGGCTGGTCGTCTTCGACCCGGGCGTCAGCATCGGCGGCTCGTTCCCGGCCGGCTGGCTGCCCGCCTTCACCCGGCTGGTGGAGCAGGGCCGGCACACCGCCGCGATGACCGTGTTTCTCAAGGAGACCGGGCTGACCCCGCTCGGCAACGCGCCGGCGTTCGTCTTCCGCGCGCTCGCCTACATGCTGCTGCACGGCTCGGACAGCGCCGACACCAGGGCGATGATGGCGACCACGCCCCGCGAGGTCGGCGAGGTGGTCCGGCTCGACTCGGACGGCAGCCGCTACGCCGCCATCGCCTGCCCGACCCTGCTGCTCGGCGCCGGCCAGTCCCCGGCCTACCTGACCGGCGTGCTGCCCCGCCTGGCCGGGCTGATCCCGGGGGCCCGCTACGAGATCATCCCGGAACTCGACCACAACGCCCCGGACCTGAACGCCCCGGACACGGTCGCCGCCCACCTCGCCGCCTTCCTCCGCTGA
- a CDS encoding alpha/beta fold hydrolase produces MRQVVRFAATPAGRVAYAVTGSGPPLLCLPGWVSHLGLMGESAEHCRFVEALARHRTVIRFDRIGCGLSDRERTDFSLEFELATLKALTAHLGLDRFALFGTCESGQVAAAFAATHPGTLTSLILYGTCARGSDLAPEDVRRSVLGMVRAHWGLGSRVLADIWLPDASAELSAMFARMQRAAATAETAAALLEMFYRFDVTEVLPEVRVPTLVAHRRGSRAVRFELGRELAALIPGAELAALDGRMQPIYAEHPEAGAAAIAEFLGVPATPIPPPSPSPPVPPPVAERPVSPPVGQRPARVPLTAREFQVADLIADGLTNAEIGRRLGVSARTVDAHVEHVRTKLGVRARAQIAVWARENA; encoded by the coding sequence GTGAGGCAGGTGGTCCGGTTCGCCGCCACGCCCGCCGGCCGGGTCGCCTACGCGGTGACCGGCAGCGGGCCGCCCCTGCTGTGCCTACCCGGCTGGGTCTCGCACCTGGGCCTGATGGGCGAGTCCGCCGAGCACTGCCGGTTCGTCGAGGCGCTCGCCCGGCACCGTACGGTGATCCGCTTCGACCGGATCGGCTGCGGGCTGTCCGACCGGGAGCGCACCGACTTCAGCCTGGAGTTCGAGCTGGCCACGCTGAAGGCGCTGACCGCGCACCTCGGGCTGGACCGGTTCGCGCTCTTCGGCACGTGCGAGAGCGGGCAGGTCGCGGCGGCCTTCGCGGCCACCCATCCGGGCACGCTGACCTCGCTGATCCTTTACGGCACCTGCGCCCGCGGCAGTGACCTGGCCCCGGAGGACGTCCGGCGGTCGGTCCTCGGCATGGTCCGGGCGCACTGGGGGCTCGGTTCCCGGGTGCTCGCCGACATCTGGCTGCCGGACGCGTCCGCCGAGCTCAGCGCGATGTTCGCCCGGATGCAGCGGGCCGCCGCGACGGCGGAGACGGCGGCGGCGCTGCTGGAGATGTTCTACCGGTTCGACGTGACCGAGGTGCTGCCCGAGGTGCGGGTGCCGACGCTGGTCGCGCACCGCCGGGGCAGCCGGGCGGTGCGCTTCGAGCTGGGCCGCGAGCTGGCCGCGCTGATCCCGGGCGCCGAGCTGGCCGCCCTGGACGGGCGGATGCAGCCGATCTACGCGGAGCATCCGGAGGCCGGCGCCGCGGCGATCGCCGAGTTCCTGGGCGTGCCCGCCACGCCGATCCCGCCGCCGAGTCCATCGCCGCCGGTCCCGCCGCCGGTCGCGGAGAGGCCGGTCTCGCCGCCGGTCGGGCAGCGGCCGGCCCGGGTGCCGCTGACCGCGCGCGAGTTCCAGGTGGCCGATCTGATCGCGGACGGGCTCACCAACGCGGAGATCGGCCGCCGGCTGGGCGTCTCGGCGCGGACCGTGGACGCGCACGTCGAGCACGTCCGCACCAAGCTCGGCGTCCGCGCCCGCGCGCAGATCGCCGTCTGGGCCCGGGAAAACGCCTAG
- a CDS encoding LLM class flavin-dependent oxidoreductase — protein sequence MRRGIGFTPMEIRRDVIVRAAALADELGFELFSVAEGWGLDASVLLAELATRTRRITLVAGVLSVWSRTPASLAMTAATLHQLSGGRFVLGLGASSPQLVEGWHDVRYAGPAARLREVTTRVRALLNGERAALSASAGARPLRLGQPPAPELPIWLAASGPRTIRIAEELADGWFPLYLRRDRIRSFAPDRPVTVAAGPFAVADPDVATARAAVAACTATYLSAMGDIYPRLVASQGLAGEVDTVRATRQVPAALLDEFTAYGPEKEVRERLADWDALADVTVVVVPPGLPWPRIEATIRAAAPGAR from the coding sequence GTGAGGCGGGGGATCGGGTTCACCCCGATGGAGATCCGGCGCGACGTGATCGTGCGGGCCGCGGCACTCGCCGACGAGCTGGGTTTCGAGCTGTTCTCGGTGGCCGAGGGCTGGGGGCTGGACGCGTCGGTGCTGCTGGCCGAGCTGGCCACCCGGACTCGGCGGATCACCCTGGTCGCCGGCGTGCTGTCGGTGTGGAGCCGCACCCCGGCCTCGCTCGCGATGACCGCCGCGACCCTGCACCAGCTGTCCGGCGGCCGGTTCGTGCTCGGGCTGGGCGCGAGCAGCCCGCAACTGGTCGAGGGCTGGCACGACGTGCGCTACGCGGGGCCGGCCGCCCGGCTGCGCGAGGTCACCACCCGGGTCCGCGCCCTGCTGAACGGCGAGCGCGCCGCCCTTTCCGCCTCGGCCGGGGCGCGCCCGTTGCGGCTCGGCCAGCCGCCGGCGCCGGAGCTGCCGATCTGGCTCGCCGCCAGCGGGCCGCGGACGATCCGGATCGCCGAGGAGCTGGCCGACGGATGGTTCCCGCTCTACCTGCGGCGCGACCGGATCCGCTCGTTCGCGCCGGACCGGCCGGTGACCGTGGCGGCCGGGCCGTTCGCGGTGGCCGACCCGGATGTCGCCACGGCCCGCGCGGCGGTCGCGGCGTGCACCGCGACCTACCTGTCGGCGATGGGTGACATCTATCCGCGGCTGGTCGCCTCGCAGGGTCTGGCCGGCGAGGTGGACACCGTGCGGGCGACGCGGCAAGTACCGGCGGCGCTGCTCGACGAGTTCACCGCGTACGGCCCGGAGAAGGAGGTGCGGGAGCGGCTCGCCGACTGGGACGCCTTGGCCGACGTCACCGTGGTCGTGGTGCCACCGGGCCTGCCCTGGCCGCGGATCGAGGCCACCATCCGGGCCGCGGCGCCGGGCGCGCGCTGA
- a CDS encoding Clp protease N-terminal domain-containing protein — protein MPHPEWTGLARRVADRAGQEAASRGHPEARSEHYLFALLDVDRTAGIMPVLILEALDVPVDRVRRRLDEVLRGRLPAGSDLSGVLLAATAEADLLDSDYLGAEHLLLGVAVVGNTVLAEFGGTPERIRDALDRVLRSYGGGPRMVVTPPPEIRDLAELRPRRTETAAAELERLRGEVRRLTALLRAHGIDP, from the coding sequence ATGCCGCATCCAGAGTGGACTGGCCTAGCCCGCCGAGTCGCGGACCGCGCCGGGCAGGAGGCGGCCTCACGCGGCCATCCGGAGGCGCGGTCCGAGCACTACCTGTTCGCGCTGCTCGACGTCGACCGCACCGCCGGGATCATGCCGGTGCTGATCCTGGAGGCGCTCGACGTGCCGGTCGACCGGGTGCGCCGCCGGCTCGACGAGGTGCTGCGCGGCCGGCTGCCGGCCGGGTCGGACCTGTCCGGGGTGCTGCTCGCCGCCACCGCCGAGGCCGATCTGCTGGACAGCGACTACCTGGGCGCTGAGCATCTGCTGCTGGGCGTGGCGGTGGTCGGCAACACCGTGCTCGCCGAGTTCGGCGGCACGCCGGAGCGGATCCGGGACGCGCTCGACCGGGTGCTGCGGTCCTACGGCGGCGGGCCGCGGATGGTGGTCACCCCACCTCCGGAGATCCGGGATCTGGCCGAGCTGCGGCCGCGCCGGACCGAGACCGCGGCCGCCGAGCTGGAACGGTTGCGGGGCGAGGTGCGGCGGCTGACCGCGCTGCTCCGGGCGCACGGGATCGATCCGTGA